Below is a genomic region from Virgibacillus dokdonensis.
TCCAACTTTCCCCAACACCCTTAGCACGCTCTGCCTATTGCGAAAAAGTATTACTTAATGAAATTAGGTTAGGTGTAAAACAATATGTCATACTTGGAGCAGGCCTGGATACTTTCTGTTTCCGATATCCAGAGTTGAAAAGCAGATTAAAGATATTTGAAATTGATCATCCAGCTACACAAGAATTTAAAAAGAAAAAGTTAGAGGATGCTAAACTTAATATCCCGAATAATCTTCATTTTGTTTCTATGGACTTTACTACTGAATTTTCCCATCAAGATTTAGCAGATGAAGGGTTTAATAACAAAAAAACTTTCTTTAGCCTCTTAGGTGTTTCATATTATTTAACTAAAGAGGAAAATAAGGCCTTAATCAATCATTTATTTTCTAACGTCCCACCTGGTAGCTCCATTGTTTTTGATTATGCAGATGAAAAACTCTTTAAAGAAAAAGGAATATCTAATAGAGTTGAAAATTTGGTAAAAATGGCTTCAGCAAGTGGGGAACCAATGAAATCGAATTTCACTTATAATGAAATAGAGAACATGTTAGAAAAATCAGGTTTACTAATTTATGAACATTTATCACCAACTACGATAAATGAGCTTTTCTTTAAAAATAGGACGGACTATTTGTCTGCGTTCGAGACAATCCATTTTATCCACGCTGTAAAGAAATAATTTTCTAATTTAAAAGCCTCTCAATGATACTGGTGATTGAGAGGCTTTTACTATTCAATGCGACATTCAGTTAATATCGCTTATTAATACAGATAGGTAAGGGTTTGAAGTTATCGCTCCCTTTTCCCCCTGTTCACACCGTACATGCGACTTTCACCGCATACGGCGTTCCAACTAATCCAATTCATTCAATTTATGTATTTTTAGATTTGACTTTTGCTTTCTCCGAAATCAAACTGTTTGATTATGACATTGTAATCGAAGTTCGTTAAGTTTTTCTACTTGCTTTTTGGAAAGATTTAATACTTTTATTAATGCATTAATTTTATCATTATCTTTCATGTGTACTAATATGTAGGCTGACTCATGAAGTATTACTAAATTTGAGAATGAATCATCTTTTGAAAAATGATAGGGATTCTTATGGTGGCAATGCCAATCATTTAGACCTAGTTCTACTCCAGAAATGGCACACTTACCATACTGAGCGATAAATTTACTTATTCGATTGTCGTTATATTCAATTGTCCGATTAGAAATAAAACTTTTCATGATATGCGATAAAACATCTTTGTTTATGGCTTTCAATCCTTTGTGTATCTTCTCTCTACCTTCGGTAGTGTAATTACACGTATCCTGTGAAAAACATAAATTCGTTTTGTATTTTTGGGCATGAATAGGTACAAAAACCATGTTTTGTATCTTATACAGTTTGCACTTGTATCCTTTATACCTCTTTTGTAATGTCTTAGTCATGTCATGGAATTCTGCGTCTGTTCTAAGAATCATTAGGCGATTATACATCGTTTTTCGTAGATAAGAGTTTAACTCATTAAGATTTATCGAAATTCTAGTGGCTGCTGAATAGTAATTTTGTATCCCCATAACGATAGTGTTGAAATTCCAAACAGTTTGATTGCTAGGATGTTTCTGAACAGCCTTTATTGCTTCTTTTATTTTGTTAGAAGTATTTATCTTTGCTTTCTTAGACATATTTGACTTGGCTACATAGCCAAATCTCGTTTTGCCCTTCCTTATTGCTTTAATGGAAAACCCGAGAAATTCGGAAGAATTTTTCTTTAGGTTTATTACCTTAGATTTTTCTTCACTAGTTTCAAGGTGCAATCTAGTCATCAAGAAATCTTTAATTGCGTAGTTCATTCTGATTGCTTGTGAACGTGTGCGGCAAAGTACCTTGAAGTCGTCCGCATAGCGGACAATATAACATTCTTTTAGCTCAAACTTCTTTAGTGCTTGATATTTAATCCCATTTGTCTTATATTGAAAGTCACTGGCAAAAGTTTCCCATTGATTACTTATCCACCAATCTAGTTCATTCAAAACAATGTTTGATAATAGGGGAGATAAAATGCCACCTTGCGGTGTTCCTTTAGTTGGTACACCTTCACCATGAATTTCAGCTTTTAATAGTTTCGAGATAATGGCAATCAATGATTTATCTCTTATCCCTAAAGACCAAATCTGTTTTAAGAGTTTACTGTGATTTACGTTATCAAAGAAACCTTTAATATCAACATCAATACAGTGATGAAGTCCAGATTGATTTATTAAAAACTCAAATCTTGCTTTCGCATGATGGGTGTTTCTATTAGGACTGAATCCATAGCTATGCTTGTGAAACTTCGCTTCACAAATTGGCTCTAATACTTGTGAAACACACTGTTGAAAAATTCTATCCCAAATGGTTGAAATTCCTAGTGGTCGTACCCTGCCATTTGCTTTGGGAATTAAAACACGTCTAACTTTTTGTGGTTCAAATGATTGAAACATAGATTGAACCTTCACTGTCACATCTCCACTGATAAATGACTAATATCTTTAATTGTTAATTTATCTATTCCTGCCGTTTTACTTCCTGTATTCCTTTTGATATTTCGATAGGCAAGCCTTATATTTTCATTAGAACTCATCAATTCTATTAATCCATAAAACTTTTCACCATTGACACTTCGAGTATAGAGAGTGTCAAAACACTCTTGTAGATTATAATACTCATTATGTCTCAGTTTCTTCCGTTTCAATAAGTCGGTACCCCTTTCGGAGTTAACCTCTTTTAGTCTCACGAGAACCTTATTAACCGATAAAGATCTGCCTTACATGGTTGAATGATTCTTCATTAGTCTAGTGGCTATCCCTCTGTGTTGATTAGACACTTCATTGGTCCCGTGCCACCACTTTCACTGATACAAAAATAAGTTATATCATAACTATTGTCATTATAATTTTCCTTATTACCATTTCATTAGAAGTAAGTCCTCCATGTTACGGTAAATTCCTACGCCTTTTCACCGAGCTTTTAACACTATTATTCTTACTAATTCAAGTGCTAATCGACTTAGAGAGAACCCTTCCGAGCGTTACCTCCTCATTTGATTCTTAAATATAATCCTTCAATTCCGTAGAGAATCGCCTAGCCTTTACCAGAGTGATGTAGCCATCCTCCATTTAAACTAGGAACATTTCGCACAACTATTCTGCCACGTTAGTACAACAATTTCAAAACAAAGGCGCGTTAATCCTTCCTGAACTAACGCATCAGTTACTTTAAGTGTTTTACTTCACAAATCATCGATATCATTCAGATTGTCATTGTTTAGTTTTAGTTCCTCCGAGTTTTCTTTCCAACATATAGTTACTTTTATAATTTCAGATTCATCAACGATAAATGTACACTCACTGCAAGATTGCTTATTCCCACCTAATTCTATTACACCTTTATCATCTAATGGAGTATTACCGGCCATTTTACCACTGTCGGTTTTGATAACATAACTAATTTCGCCGCTAGGAATAGGTTTCTCACCAATATATTCTATTTTTGCTTTTGTATGCTCTCTTTGTTCATCTAGTATTTCTACCGTATAGATTACTTTCCAATTATCACTTTTACCTTCAAAATCAACTATTTCTGTTTTCGAACATGCACCTAAAATTACAAATATAAGCAATAATAACAAGACCTTTTTCAACATAAAATTCCCCCAAAATAAATTTCCTACGACTTATTAAAACATCCACTTAAAATAACCTGCCCCTATACTTCAAAAAAGGTGCCTTGAAGAAATGGGCAGTTTAAGTGAAAAACTCACAATGTTTTCCCTTTATAAAATCGGGTCTTCGGAATATATAGTGGAAAACCCAGTTTAATAGTTTAACAACAATTTAATCATAAATCGGATTATTTAGTGGAATATCATTATCCTTTATTGGTATAATTAACCTATCAAATGATAGGAGTGATGGTAATGAGAGAGTTTAAGTTTCGTGCTTGGATAAATTTGTACTCACATTGGCATATGACAAATGAAGTACAATATGTGGATGATAAGACACTTGAATGCAATTTAAAAATTATTGGTAATATCTATCAAAATCCAGAGTTGGTTCAGGTGTAATATGAACGACTTATTATTCCTCCCAGATCTTACAGCAATCGAACCACCACAAGAGAATGAAACCGATATGATGTTTAAAGTGGAAGCAATCTATCCTCCAGAACGTTGTCCAGAATGTGGTTTTGACAAGTTATATAAGCACAGCTCACGAAAACAATTGATTATGGATTTGCCCATTCGTTTAAAGCGAGTTGGCTTACAATTGAACCGTAGACGTTATAAGTGTCGTGAGTGTGACTCGACCTTTTGGGAACGTCTTATATCCATTGACGAAAAGCGTAGTATGACCAGAAGGCTGTTAGAATCCATTGAAGAGCAATCAATGTCTAAGACCTTTGTTAGAAGTCGCAGAAAGCGTTGGTGTTGACGAGAAGACCGTTAGGAACGTCTTTAAGGACTATGCGGCATTTAAAGAAAGAGAATACCAATTTGAGACTCCTAAATGGCCTGGGATAGATGAAATACACATCATTCGTAAACCTCGTCTGGTACTTACCAACGTCGAACGGAGAACTATCTATGACATCAAAAAGGATCGTAACAAGGATACAGTCATTAAACGCCTTTTAGAGATTGAAGATAGGTCTTATATCGAATACGTCACAATGGATATGTGGAAACCTTACAAAGATGCAGTGAATATCGTCCTTCCACACGCTAAAGTGGTGGTAGATAAGTTTCATGTAGTCCGTATGGCAAATCAAGCCTTGGATAGTGTTAGGAAATCTTTAAGAACTAATATGACACCAAAAGGAAGAAGAACACTTATGCGTGATAGGTTTATACTTCTCAAACGCAGGCACGATCTAATCGACCGTGAATTGCTACTTTTAGAAACTTGGCTTGGAAATATTCCTGATTTGAAGGAAGCCTATGAACTCAAAGAAGAATTCTATAAGATATGGGATACGCCAAGTTCACAAGAAGGTGAAAAACGATATATAAATTGGCGTCAGCGTTGTGTATCCAGTAATGTTAAAGATGCTTATAAAGACCTTGTTAGAGCCGTAGACAATTGGAATGAAGAAATATTCAATCACTTTGATAAAAGACTTACTAACGCATATACAGAGTCTATAAAATAGCATTATACGTCATGTTGAACGACTGGGAAAAGGATATTCTTTTGATTCTTTAAGGGCAAAAATTTTATTCAACGAAAAGCTTCATAAAAAGCGGAAACCTCGTTTTAATAAAAATGCTTTTTACGATGCTTTACCAAATATGTTTGACCACGTTACAGATCACAACGTTTCAGATAACTTTGG
It encodes:
- a CDS encoding class I SAM-dependent methyltransferase, coding for MKKNESSLTSLVSAFGRAYHNKYDTPKIFDDFLANNLISEGEFSAISSNMINGIQFFNRDIGQKFKDDSEEILKWITQVQLSPTPLARSAYCEKVLLNEIRLGVKQYVILGAGLDTFCFRYPELKSRLKIFEIDHPATQEFKKKKLEDAKLNIPNNLHFVSMDFTTEFSHQDLADEGFNNKKTFFSLLGVSYYLTKEENKALINHLFSNVPPGSSIVFDYADEKLFKEKGISNRVENLVKMASASGEPMKSNFTYNEIENMLEKSGLLIYEHLSPTTINELFFKNRTDYLSAFETIHFIHAVKK